One Clavibacter zhangzhiyongii genomic region harbors:
- a CDS encoding transglycosylase domain-containing protein, which produces MRKTDLTISTRLGAFLGLVGMSTIAGVLVAAMVTPAIAVSGIAANSTIGVFEDIPDNLQIDNLAQKTVLFAKQGDQQVPFAEFFSQDREEVPWEAVSQYAKDAAIATEDPRYYEHGGVDVLSAARALAQNVLNKEVQSGASTITMQYVRNVLVQKAQNMVDSSDEETQAAGRKAFTEATQPDMPRKLKEMRMAIGVEKKYSKNEILLAYLNIANFGSRVYGIESAARYYFNVSAADLNLEQAASLIATVNAPEIYKIDNTDNLERNKGRRDLLLSNMLKEQKITQEQYDAAAAAPVAPTITPSTSGCIQANPISAAYFCDYVKNEILTNEEFGETAADRDALLKRGGMQVYTTLDLDIQANAAEQMRKQVPTTARFTKIGGSVVSREVKTGRVIAMAQNTDYGVAQDQAGVTEINYSADKAHGGSAGFQVGSTYKIFTLVDWLKSGKSIYQTVNASKTQWNQSEFRACGERIGSDSYKVTNDRNTGATANQTVLQATVASVNSAFIAMASQLDICEINQTAKDMGVYNADQRELQAFPPDVVGSGGNNVAPLQMATAFSSVANQGTTCPPIAIDKVVLPDDSELVTPKSQCAQAMSPEVANTAAFTLKAVMGGTGAASNPRDGTEIMGKTGTTDASKDTWFVGSSTEVTTAVWVGNVEGFASMRRNSLNGAAADSARHRIFKPLQTFIDDRYPAEGFPAPSSSLTKRPYVPPAPKPTQSAAPTAPQAPAAPAAPAQPAPPAPPADDTED; this is translated from the coding sequence ATGAGGAAAACTGACCTGACCATCTCGACCCGGTTGGGCGCGTTCCTCGGACTCGTCGGCATGAGCACCATCGCCGGCGTCCTCGTGGCCGCCATGGTGACCCCCGCCATCGCCGTCTCCGGCATCGCGGCCAACAGCACCATCGGCGTGTTCGAGGACATCCCCGACAACCTGCAGATCGACAACCTGGCGCAGAAGACCGTCCTGTTCGCCAAGCAGGGCGACCAGCAGGTGCCCTTCGCCGAGTTCTTCTCGCAGGACCGCGAGGAGGTCCCGTGGGAGGCCGTCTCGCAGTACGCGAAGGACGCCGCCATCGCGACCGAGGACCCCCGCTACTACGAGCACGGCGGCGTCGACGTCCTCTCGGCCGCCCGTGCCCTCGCGCAGAACGTCCTCAACAAGGAGGTCCAGTCCGGCGCCTCCACCATCACCATGCAGTACGTCCGCAACGTCCTGGTCCAGAAGGCCCAGAACATGGTCGACTCCTCCGACGAGGAGACGCAGGCCGCGGGCCGGAAGGCCTTCACCGAGGCGACCCAGCCCGACATGCCCCGCAAGCTCAAGGAGATGCGGATGGCGATCGGGGTGGAGAAGAAGTACTCCAAGAACGAGATCCTCCTCGCGTACCTCAACATCGCGAACTTCGGCAGCCGCGTGTACGGCATCGAGTCGGCGGCCCGCTACTACTTCAACGTCTCGGCGGCCGACCTCAACCTCGAGCAGGCCGCGAGCCTCATCGCGACCGTCAACGCCCCCGAGATCTACAAGATCGACAACACCGACAACCTCGAGCGCAACAAGGGCCGGCGCGATCTGCTGCTGAGCAACATGCTCAAGGAGCAGAAGATCACGCAGGAGCAGTACGACGCGGCCGCGGCCGCGCCGGTCGCGCCGACCATCACGCCCTCCACGAGCGGCTGCATCCAGGCGAACCCGATCTCGGCCGCGTACTTCTGCGACTACGTGAAGAACGAGATCCTCACCAACGAGGAGTTCGGCGAGACGGCCGCCGACCGGGACGCGCTGCTCAAGCGCGGCGGCATGCAGGTCTACACGACGCTCGACCTCGACATCCAGGCGAACGCCGCCGAGCAGATGCGCAAGCAGGTGCCGACGACGGCGCGCTTCACGAAGATCGGCGGATCCGTCGTCTCGCGCGAGGTGAAGACCGGCCGCGTCATCGCGATGGCGCAGAACACCGACTACGGCGTCGCGCAGGACCAGGCGGGCGTGACCGAGATCAACTACTCGGCGGACAAGGCGCACGGCGGCTCCGCCGGGTTCCAGGTCGGGTCGACGTACAAGATCTTCACGCTGGTCGACTGGCTGAAGAGCGGCAAGTCGATCTACCAGACGGTGAACGCGTCGAAGACCCAGTGGAACCAGTCGGAGTTCCGCGCCTGCGGCGAGCGGATCGGATCCGACTCGTACAAGGTGACCAACGACCGCAACACCGGGGCGACCGCGAACCAGACGGTCCTGCAGGCGACCGTGGCCTCCGTGAACTCGGCCTTCATCGCCATGGCCAGCCAGCTCGACATCTGCGAGATCAACCAGACGGCCAAGGACATGGGCGTCTACAACGCGGACCAGCGCGAGCTCCAGGCCTTCCCGCCGGACGTGGTCGGCTCGGGCGGCAACAACGTCGCCCCGCTCCAGATGGCCACCGCCTTCTCCTCCGTCGCGAACCAGGGCACCACCTGCCCGCCCATCGCGATCGACAAGGTCGTGCTCCCGGACGACTCCGAGCTCGTCACGCCGAAGAGCCAGTGCGCCCAGGCCATGAGCCCCGAGGTCGCGAACACGGCCGCCTTCACGCTCAAGGCGGTCATGGGCGGCACGGGCGCGGCGTCGAACCCCCGCGACGGCACCGAGATCATGGGCAAGACCGGCACGACCGACGCGTCGAAGGACACGTGGTTCGTCGGATCCTCGACCGAGGTCACCACCGCGGTCTGGGTAGGCAACGTGGAGGGCTTCGCGTCCATGCGCCGCAACAGCCTCAACGGCGCCGCCGCGGACAGCGCGCGTCACCGCATCTTCAAGCCGCTGCAGACCTTCATCGACGACCGCTACCCGGCGGAGGGGTTCCCCGCGCCGAGCAGCTCGCTGACGAAGCGGCCCTACGTGCCGCCGGCACCGAAGCCCACGCAGTCCGCGGCGCCCACGGCACCCCAGGCCCCCGCGGCTCCCGCCGCTCCCGCCCAGCCGGCACCGCCCGCTCCTCCCGCCGACGACACGGAGGACTGA
- a CDS encoding VanZ family protein, protein MDPVAPSPPRGAADGGAPATRSPWGERQDRETRRRRRTRAAGLLAAYVALIALVTLTPDSVDRGVYPHLMRGVLFLQYHGTPWFRYSMIEEAANVVLFVPLGMLGILALGLGRWWAVVLTGTVLSGSVELVQAAFLPGRVASVTDVAANGLGALVGVAVCGLSAARTRRRGRLRS, encoded by the coding sequence ATGGACCCCGTCGCCCCCTCTCCCCCGCGCGGCGCGGCGGACGGCGGCGCACCCGCCACGCGCTCCCCCTGGGGCGAGCGGCAGGACCGGGAGACGCGTCGGCGGCGACGCACGCGGGCGGCGGGACTGCTGGCGGCGTACGTCGCGCTCATCGCGCTCGTCACGCTCACGCCCGACAGCGTCGACCGGGGCGTCTACCCCCACCTCATGCGCGGGGTGCTCTTCCTCCAGTACCACGGCACCCCGTGGTTCCGGTACTCGATGATCGAGGAGGCCGCCAACGTGGTGCTCTTCGTGCCGCTCGGGATGCTGGGCATCCTGGCGCTGGGCCTCGGACGGTGGTGGGCCGTCGTGCTCACGGGCACCGTGCTCTCCGGCTCGGTCGAGCTCGTGCAGGCGGCGTTCCTGCCGGGACGCGTGGCGTCCGTCACCGACGTCGCCGCCAACGGGCTGGGCGCGCTCGTCGGCGTGGCGGTCTGCGGGCTGTCCGCGGCCCGGACGCGGCGACGCGGGCGGCTCCGGTCGTGA
- a CDS encoding metallophosphoesterase, with product MGVIGTVARTAGGLAAVGAAVFAYASFYERRRFTLREVTVPVLPVGADPIRVLHLSDMHMAPWQHKKQRWVRELAALEPDLVVDTGDNTGHEQGIVAVEETLEAFRGIPGVFVHGSNDYYGPMMKNPFKYFTADTHATQRPADLDLPRLERLYASLGWLDLNNAAGAIEVNGTLLEFFGVDDPHRDFDRLDALPGALDALREDDDAYQAASDAPVVSVGVAHAPYRRVLDSFVTNGARMVFAGHTHGGQVCVPGYGALVTNCDIPRRQVKGLSVWPHADRAAHLHVSAGLGTSIYAPVRFACYPEATLLTLTAV from the coding sequence ATGGGCGTGATCGGCACGGTCGCCCGCACCGCCGGCGGTCTCGCGGCCGTCGGTGCCGCGGTCTTCGCCTACGCCTCCTTCTACGAGCGCCGTCGCTTCACGCTCCGTGAGGTCACGGTGCCCGTGCTCCCCGTGGGAGCCGACCCCATCCGCGTGCTCCACCTCTCGGACATGCACATGGCGCCGTGGCAGCACAAGAAGCAGCGCTGGGTGCGCGAGCTGGCCGCGCTCGAGCCCGACCTCGTCGTCGACACCGGCGACAACACGGGGCACGAGCAGGGCATCGTCGCCGTCGAGGAGACGCTCGAGGCGTTCCGCGGGATCCCCGGGGTCTTCGTGCACGGCTCGAACGACTACTACGGCCCGATGATGAAGAACCCGTTCAAGTACTTCACGGCCGACACGCACGCCACGCAGCGCCCGGCGGACCTCGACCTCCCCCGGCTCGAGCGCCTGTACGCCTCGCTCGGCTGGCTCGACCTCAACAACGCCGCCGGCGCGATCGAGGTGAACGGCACGCTGCTCGAGTTCTTCGGCGTCGACGACCCGCACCGCGACTTCGACCGCCTCGACGCCCTCCCCGGCGCGCTCGACGCGCTGCGTGAGGACGACGACGCGTACCAGGCGGCGTCGGATGCGCCTGTCGTGTCCGTGGGCGTCGCCCACGCGCCATACCGCCGGGTGCTCGACTCGTTCGTGACCAACGGCGCCCGCATGGTCTTCGCGGGCCACACGCACGGCGGTCAGGTGTGCGTGCCGGGCTACGGCGCCCTCGTCACCAACTGCGACATCCCGCGTCGCCAGGTGAAGGGCCTCAGCGTCTGGCCGCACGCCGACCGGGCTGCGCACCTGCACGTGAGCGCGGGTCTCGGCACCTCGATCTACGCGCCGGTGCGCTTCGCCTGCTACCCCGAGGCGACGCTGCTCACGCTCACGGCGGTCTGA
- a CDS encoding acyltransferase family protein — translation MTGTPTSAPAPARVRTLLPGIEGLRGLAAVAVLLYHVQRQLARPTTDVPLVGEVAFFSHGVTLFFVLSGFLLFLPFARGLVDGGTMPRLSRYAANRALRVFPGYVVVLLIVSLVLRVAILPRETRDAGISVGALGPVDTVVNALLLQGYAPRTLRSGIEVAWTLSVEVSFYVVLPVVALLAARLLRGRPTWIRALAPAAALLLVGVAGKVWSMVAQAPLSHRGRLASEWGVTWEAVANRSILVHADLFAYGMAAAVILLTLSADEGLRDRVAAWRIPAGIVAAGLIVVASEAPVGAFEESIVAAACATLLLLVALPRRGGSLGPVTRFLELRWIAWLGTISFSVYLWHLPVIRFLRRAGLVLPDTLAGFALNTLVVGAVTLVLSAATYYAIERPALRLKPGSR, via the coding sequence ATGACCGGGACCCCGACGTCCGCGCCCGCGCCCGCACGCGTGCGCACGCTCCTGCCCGGCATCGAGGGACTCCGCGGCCTCGCGGCCGTCGCCGTGCTGCTGTACCACGTGCAGCGCCAGCTCGCCCGGCCCACGACCGACGTCCCGCTCGTGGGGGAGGTGGCGTTCTTCAGCCACGGCGTTACGCTCTTCTTCGTCCTCAGCGGCTTCCTGCTGTTCCTGCCGTTCGCACGCGGCCTCGTCGACGGCGGGACGATGCCGCGGCTCTCGCGCTACGCCGCCAACCGCGCGCTGCGGGTCTTCCCGGGCTACGTCGTCGTGCTGCTGATCGTGAGCCTCGTCCTGCGCGTCGCGATCCTGCCGCGGGAGACGCGCGACGCCGGCATCTCCGTGGGCGCCCTCGGGCCCGTCGACACCGTCGTGAACGCGCTGCTCCTCCAGGGGTACGCCCCGCGGACCCTGCGCAGCGGCATCGAGGTCGCGTGGACCCTGTCGGTGGAGGTGTCCTTCTACGTGGTCCTGCCCGTCGTGGCGCTCCTCGCGGCGCGGCTCCTCCGCGGGCGGCCGACGTGGATCCGCGCGCTCGCACCCGCCGCGGCCCTGCTGCTCGTCGGCGTGGCCGGCAAGGTCTGGTCGATGGTCGCGCAGGCGCCGCTGAGCCACCGCGGGCGCCTCGCGAGCGAGTGGGGCGTCACGTGGGAGGCGGTGGCGAACCGCAGCATCCTGGTGCACGCCGACCTGTTCGCCTACGGCATGGCGGCGGCCGTGATCCTGCTCACCCTCTCCGCCGACGAGGGCCTGCGCGACCGCGTGGCGGCCTGGCGCATCCCGGCGGGCATCGTGGCCGCCGGCCTCATCGTCGTCGCCTCCGAGGCGCCCGTGGGGGCGTTCGAGGAGAGCATCGTGGCGGCCGCCTGCGCGACGCTCCTGCTCCTCGTGGCCCTGCCGCGCCGGGGCGGTTCCCTCGGCCCCGTGACGCGCTTCCTCGAGCTCCGGTGGATCGCCTGGCTCGGCACGATCTCGTTCAGCGTCTACCTCTGGCACCTGCCGGTGATCCGCTTCCTCCGCCGCGCGGGCCTCGTGCTGCCGGACACGCTCGCGGGCTTCGCCCTCAACACCCTCGTGGTCGGCGCGGTCACGCTCGTGCTCTCGGCGGCGACGTACTACGCGATCGAGCGGCCGGCGCTGCGGCTGAAGCCCGGCTCGCGGTAG
- a CDS encoding LLM class flavin-dependent oxidoreductase has translation MTHLDRVSLDVLDLAPRPFGGTNADAVAGSVRLAQEAEAAGYSRFWVAEHHGMPGIASSAPAVLLAGIAARTSTIRVGSGGVMLPNHTPLVVAEQFGTLRALYGDRVDLGIGRAPGTDGATALALRRSEAGLGADDFPQQLVDLMGFFSGDMADDNPLRGITAVPGLGDAPQMWLLGSSGYSAQVAAALGIRFAFAHHFAGDRTEQALEMYRDRFRPSADLAAPHSAIAVSVIVDEDPEVVDRESLAGSLTFLRMRQGGRPQPVDPAEAAAHEFSDLEREIIGARNRRQAIGSPEAVRIGLERLLASTRADELIVAPSSTSLEHRIRTLRTVRDLASAEARAA, from the coding sequence GTGACCCACCTCGACCGCGTCTCCCTGGATGTCCTGGACCTCGCCCCGCGCCCCTTCGGCGGAACCAACGCGGACGCCGTCGCCGGCAGCGTCCGGCTCGCGCAGGAGGCGGAGGCGGCCGGCTACTCCCGGTTCTGGGTCGCGGAGCACCACGGCATGCCCGGCATCGCGAGCTCGGCGCCCGCCGTCCTCCTCGCGGGGATCGCCGCGCGCACCTCCACCATCCGCGTGGGCAGCGGCGGGGTGATGCTGCCGAACCACACGCCGCTCGTCGTCGCCGAGCAGTTCGGCACCCTGCGCGCGCTCTACGGCGACCGGGTCGACCTCGGCATCGGCCGCGCCCCCGGCACCGACGGCGCGACGGCCCTGGCCCTCCGCCGCAGCGAGGCGGGCCTCGGCGCGGACGACTTCCCGCAGCAGCTCGTCGACCTCATGGGCTTCTTCTCCGGCGACATGGCGGACGACAACCCGCTCCGCGGCATCACGGCCGTGCCCGGGCTCGGCGACGCGCCGCAGATGTGGCTCCTCGGATCGAGCGGCTACTCCGCGCAGGTCGCCGCCGCCCTCGGCATCCGCTTCGCCTTCGCGCACCACTTCGCGGGCGACCGCACCGAGCAGGCCCTCGAGATGTACCGCGACAGGTTCCGCCCGAGCGCGGACCTCGCCGCGCCCCACAGCGCCATCGCCGTGAGCGTCATCGTCGACGAGGACCCCGAGGTGGTCGACCGCGAGTCCCTCGCCGGCAGCCTCACCTTCCTCCGCATGCGCCAGGGCGGTCGACCCCAGCCGGTGGATCCCGCGGAGGCCGCCGCCCACGAGTTCAGCGACCTCGAGCGCGAGATCATCGGGGCCAGGAACCGACGCCAGGCCATCGGCTCACCGGAGGCCGTGCGGATCGGCCTCGAGCGGCTCCTCGCGAGCACGCGCGCCGACGAGCTCATCGTCGCGCCGTCGTCCACGAGCCTCGAGCACCGCATCCGGACCCTCCGCACGGTGCGCGACCTGGCCTCCGCCGAGGCCCGCGCGGCCTGA
- a CDS encoding RidA family protein encodes MDVISERLAELGIELPAVAAPVAAYVPAVVHGGIVYTSGQLPFVDGALAATGKVGAEVSAEDAKALARTCALNGLAAAADAAGGVDRIARVLKVTGFVASAEGFTGQPGVVNGASEVLGEILGDAGIHARSAVGVAELPLGSPVEVELVVALVD; translated from the coding sequence ATGGACGTGATCTCCGAGCGCCTCGCGGAGCTCGGCATCGAGCTGCCCGCCGTCGCGGCGCCCGTCGCCGCCTACGTCCCGGCCGTCGTGCACGGGGGGATCGTCTACACCAGCGGCCAGCTGCCCTTCGTCGACGGCGCGCTCGCCGCGACGGGCAAGGTCGGCGCCGAGGTGTCGGCCGAGGACGCGAAGGCGCTCGCCCGCACGTGCGCGCTGAACGGGCTCGCGGCAGCGGCGGATGCGGCCGGCGGCGTAGACCGCATCGCCCGCGTCCTCAAGGTCACGGGCTTCGTCGCGTCGGCCGAGGGCTTCACCGGCCAGCCCGGGGTGGTCAACGGCGCCTCCGAGGTGCTCGGCGAGATCCTCGGCGACGCCGGCATCCACGCGCGCTCGGCCGTGGGCGTCGCGGAGCTGCCGCTCGGCTCGCCCGTCGAGGTCGAGCTCGTGGTGGCGCTCGTCGACTGA
- a CDS encoding transglycosylase domain-containing protein: MSASKNTPGRVAAALTGVLGMSVVAGVLVAAMVTPAIAVTSLAANDTIGIFDDLPDYLQIDNLAQKTELYATQGGQPVKFAEFYAQNRQEVSWDEVSDNAKAAAVDTEDPRFYEHAGVDVQSTFRALAQNVIGGGVESGASTITMQYVKNVLVQKAEALAETDPDAGKKAYAEATKESTARKLKEMRLAIGLEKKFSKNDILLGYLNIATYGGNVYGIQSAARYYYGVDAKDLSIAQAASLVATVNYPTALRIDKPENVKANQARRDILIDNMLKHHSITQAQRDEAIATPVTPVITPSVSGCNAAQPASAAYFCDAVKYTVENSKEFGANPDEARRNLNRNGYKIYTTLNLDLQAKATDDMRKQIPTTMNSINVGSAMTSVEAKTGRVIAMVQNTDYGNSDQRGVTSVNYNTDQNKGGSGGFQVGSTYKLVTLLEWLKEGHSVNEVVRSSNGTWSGRDFQDSCTGGNLGSDVLKVTNDGAAPGPNRTVMSGTANSTNTAFMAMASELDMCGIGQTAKDVGIHQAVPDKPLSNYVSDIIGSGGNNIAPLSMAQAYATVANNGTTCDSILIDKVVLPDATEITPPSANCREAVSPDVAHTAAYALAGVMGATGAAANTNDGTPLIGKTGTTDKAKDTWFVGSSTEVTTAIWVGSSSGQGITQRNTKLPNGQLMSTARFAVWKPFMQAVNSVYKGSAFPGPAADLTRTPTVQVPDVSGMSPADAQSAIEGAGLSFAQGGERASSVPAGQVAGSDPGAGANAARGSTVTVFTSSGPAAAPQQQGAAGTVPDVRGQDMGSARQTLRAAGFDVTMAQESVPDNSQIGKATRTDPAAGQPANGAVTLYIGRS, translated from the coding sequence ATGTCTGCTTCCAAGAACACGCCCGGCCGCGTCGCCGCCGCGCTCACGGGCGTCCTCGGCATGAGCGTCGTCGCCGGCGTGCTGGTCGCCGCGATGGTCACCCCCGCCATCGCCGTCACGAGCCTCGCGGCCAACGACACCATCGGCATCTTCGACGACCTCCCGGACTACCTGCAGATCGACAACCTCGCGCAGAAGACCGAGCTGTACGCGACGCAGGGCGGCCAGCCCGTCAAGTTCGCGGAGTTCTACGCGCAGAACCGCCAGGAGGTCAGCTGGGACGAGGTGTCCGACAACGCCAAGGCGGCGGCCGTCGACACCGAGGACCCCCGCTTCTACGAGCACGCCGGCGTGGACGTGCAGTCCACCTTCCGGGCGCTCGCGCAGAACGTCATCGGCGGCGGCGTCGAGTCGGGCGCCAGCACCATCACCATGCAGTACGTGAAGAACGTGCTCGTGCAGAAGGCGGAGGCGCTGGCCGAGACGGATCCGGACGCGGGCAAGAAGGCCTACGCGGAGGCGACGAAGGAGTCGACCGCCCGCAAGCTCAAGGAGATGCGACTCGCCATCGGCCTGGAGAAGAAGTTCTCCAAGAACGACATCCTGCTCGGCTACCTCAACATCGCCACCTACGGCGGCAACGTCTACGGCATCCAGTCGGCCGCGAGGTACTACTACGGCGTCGACGCCAAGGACCTCAGCATCGCCCAGGCCGCGAGCCTCGTCGCCACGGTCAACTACCCGACCGCCCTCCGCATCGACAAGCCCGAGAACGTCAAGGCGAACCAGGCGCGGCGCGACATCCTCATCGACAACATGCTGAAGCACCACAGCATCACGCAGGCGCAGCGCGACGAGGCGATCGCCACACCCGTGACGCCGGTCATCACCCCGTCGGTCAGCGGCTGCAACGCGGCCCAGCCGGCCAGCGCCGCGTACTTCTGCGACGCCGTCAAGTACACGGTCGAGAACTCGAAGGAGTTCGGCGCCAACCCCGACGAGGCCCGTCGCAACCTCAACCGCAACGGCTACAAGATCTACACGACGCTCAACCTCGACCTGCAGGCCAAGGCCACGGACGACATGCGCAAGCAGATCCCCACCACGATGAACAGCATCAACGTGGGATCCGCCATGACGAGCGTCGAGGCGAAGACCGGCCGCGTGATCGCCATGGTGCAGAACACCGACTACGGCAACAGCGACCAGCGCGGCGTCACGAGCGTCAACTACAACACCGACCAGAACAAGGGCGGCTCGGGCGGGTTCCAGGTGGGATCGACGTACAAGCTCGTCACGCTGCTCGAGTGGCTGAAGGAGGGGCACTCCGTCAACGAGGTCGTGCGCTCGTCCAACGGCACGTGGAGCGGACGCGACTTCCAGGACTCCTGCACCGGCGGCAACCTCGGCTCCGACGTCCTCAAGGTCACCAACGACGGCGCGGCCCCGGGCCCGAACCGCACCGTGATGTCCGGCACCGCGAACTCCACCAACACGGCGTTCATGGCCATGGCCAGCGAGCTCGACATGTGCGGCATCGGCCAGACCGCGAAGGACGTCGGCATCCACCAGGCCGTGCCGGACAAGCCGCTCTCCAACTACGTGTCGGACATCATCGGCTCGGGCGGCAACAACATCGCCCCGCTCTCCATGGCGCAGGCCTACGCGACGGTCGCCAACAACGGCACCACGTGCGACTCGATCCTCATCGACAAGGTCGTCCTGCCGGACGCGACCGAGATCACGCCGCCGTCGGCCAACTGCCGCGAGGCCGTCAGCCCCGACGTCGCGCACACCGCGGCCTACGCGCTCGCCGGCGTCATGGGCGCCACGGGCGCGGCCGCCAACACGAACGACGGCACCCCGCTCATCGGCAAGACGGGCACCACCGACAAGGCGAAGGACACCTGGTTCGTGGGCTCCAGCACCGAGGTCACGACGGCCATCTGGGTCGGCAGCTCCTCGGGCCAGGGCATCACCCAGCGCAACACGAAGCTGCCCAACGGCCAGCTCATGTCCACCGCGCGCTTCGCCGTGTGGAAGCCGTTCATGCAGGCCGTCAACTCGGTCTACAAGGGTTCCGCGTTCCCCGGCCCGGCAGCGGACCTCACCCGCACCCCGACGGTGCAGGTGCCGGACGTCTCGGGGATGTCGCCCGCGGACGCGCAGTCCGCCATCGAGGGCGCCGGCCTGTCCTTCGCGCAGGGCGGCGAGCGCGCCTCCTCCGTGCCGGCCGGCCAGGTCGCGGGCTCCGATCCGGGCGCCGGCGCCAACGCGGCCCGCGGATCCACCGTGACCGTGTTCACGAGCAGCGGCCCCGCGGCGGCCCCGCAGCAGCAGGGCGCCGCCGGCACCGTGCCGGACGTCCGCGGGCAGGACATGGGGAGCGCCCGCCAGACGCTGCGCGCGGCCGGCTTCGACGTGACCATGGCTCAGGAGTCGGTGCCGGACAACTCGCAGATCGGCAAGGCGACCCGCACGGATCCGGCCGCGGGCCAGCCGGCCAACGGCGCCGTGACGCTCTACATCGGGCGCAGCTGA